The genomic stretch GCAtctggtggggagggggaggagtcAGAGGgacccggacgcctgggtcccctcgGGGAcacccggacacctgggtccccccggggggggggggggggggggccaccaggatgccccccccccccatcccagtaCCACCCACTCCCATTCCCAGGATGACCCCCCGCTGCTCCCAGTATGAATCGCTCCCATTCCCAGTGCGGGCTCCTTCCCCACTCCCActatgaccccccccccccccaactatgacccccccccccctcctggtacgccccccccccctcccagtatgaccccccccccagcccagtcCAACCCCCTCCCATGCCCAGTACggcccctcccctcctcccagttTGTCCCAGTTTGTCCCAGTCACTCACCAGGGGGGAGGGGGTTCCCTCTCGCCGGGGACAAAACTGGGGGGAGCAAAAAACCAGTTGGGGAGGCTCAGCtgtcccagtgccccccagttccccccagttccctcccagtttcCCTCGTTCTCCCCAATTCCCCCCCAATTCCCTCCCAGTTCCCCCAGTTCCACCCCAATTacccccagttccctcccagttccCCCCAGTTCCCCCCTAAATCACCCTCAGTTTCTCACACGTCCCTCCCAGTTTCCCCAGTTCCCCCCAGTtctccccagttccctcccagttttCCCCCAATTCCCTCCCAGTTTCCCCAGTTCCCCCCCTAAATCACCCTCAGTTTCTCACAGTTCCCTCCCAGTTTCCCCAGTtctccccagttccctcccagtttcCCCCCAATTCCCTCCCAGTTTCCCCAGTTccccccagttccctcccagttccctcccagtttcCCCAGTTCCCCCCAGTCActccagttccctcccagtttcCCCAGTTCCCCCCAGTTACTCCAGTTCCCCCCAGTTCCCTTCCAGTTTCCCCAGTTccccccagttccctcccagttccctcccagtttcCCCAGTTCCCCCCAGTCActccagttccctcccagtttcCCCCAGTTCCCCCCTAAATCACCCTCAGTTTCTCACACGTCCCTCCCAGTTTCCCCAGTTCCCCCCAGTtctccccagttccctcccagttttCCCCCCAATTCCCTCCCAGTTTCCCCAGTTCCCCCCCTAAATCACCCTCAGTTTCTCACAGTTCCCTCCCAGTTTCCCCCCAATTCCCTCCCAGTTTCCCCAGTTccccccagttccctcccagttccctcccagtttcCCCAGTTCCCCCCAGTCACTCCAGTTCCCTCCAGTTTCCCCAGTTCCCCCCAGTTACTCCCAGTTCCCCCCAGTTCCCTTCCAGTTTCCCCAGTTCCCCCCAGTTccccccagttccctcccagtttccccagttccccccagttactcccagttccccccagttccctcccagttccctcccagtttcCCTGGTTCCCCCCAGTTACTCCCAGTTCCCCCCCAATtccctcccagttccctccccgtccccccccagttgcccccccccccccccccagttcctcCCAGTATATCCCAGtacctgccagcagcaccaggacccccaggctgCCCCACACCATCTTGTGACCTTTGACCCCTGGGGAGGGGTGGCAGTCCTGGGTtgggggggacccaggcaccggggggggggggtggggtggtgtgtgtgtgtgccccccctcccccccacgcTCCGGgtggacccaggcgtccgggtgggggaggggagggtgagtcACGACGGATTCCTGAGTGGGGCGTTGCTGGGAGGGCCCGAGTTGGGGGGGACATCCCGGAGGCCGGGGTCCCTtttggggggacacacacacacacacacacacatcccggAGGCCTGGgtcccttttttggggggggggccaTCCTGGAGGCCCGGGTCCTCGATGGGTGACATTGGGGGGGgtcccggacacctgggtcctccctgggggacatgggggtcccggatgcctgggtcctcGATGGGTgacgttggggggggggggtcccggacGCCTGAGTCCTCCCTGGGGGACATGGGGGTCCCGGACGCCTGGGACCTCGATGGGTGACGGTGGGGGGGgtcccggacacctgggtcctcccTGGGGGACATGGGGGTCCCGGACGCCTGGGACCTTGATGGGTGACATTGGGGGGGgtcccggacgcctgggtcctcgACGGGTGACGTTGGGGGGGgtcctggacacctgggtcctcccTGGGGGACATGGGGGTCCCGGACGCCTGGGACCTCGATGGGTGACGGTGGGGGGGgtcccggacacctgggtcctcgATGGGTGACGTTGGGGGGgtcccggacacctgggtcctccctgggggacatgggggtgccggacgcctgggtcctcgACAGGTGACGTTGGGGGGGGgtcccggacgcctgggtcctccctgggggacatgggggtgcTGGACGCCTGGGTCCTCGACGGGTgacgttgggggggggggtcccggacgcctgggtcccccctgCTCAGTTCAAGGGCCCTGCCTTTGCAAggagggacccaggcgtccgggagAGCACCCGCCCAGGTGACCCCCCCACCCAGGGGACCCCCCCCGCCCAGGGGACCCCCCacccaggggacccaggcgtccggggtgCACCTACTCACCTTCTCACACCAGCAACGGGCAAAAGAGGAACGGGGGCGGGGACACGACACCACACCTAGGAGGGGGCGGGGCTACACCTGAGGGAGGGCGGGGTCACCGCGAGGTGGGCGGGGCCACAGGTGCCAGGAGCCACACCCACCCCCCAAACGcctgggtccctggggtgctccaTGGGGACTGTTGGCCGCCACCCCACCCGGCCACCTGGGTCCCCCCGGGGTGCTCAAAGGGGGCTGtgtcctcccagccccccccccaaccccatcgACCCGTtcacctgggtcccccccccccccccccgtccacCTGGGTCCCCCCCCGTCCGCCTGGGTTCCCCCCCGTCCGCCTGGGTCCCCTCTGTCTGCCTGGGTCCCCTCTGTCCGCCTGGGTCCCCCCATCCGCCTGGGTTCCCCCCCGTCCGCCTGGGTCCCCTCTGTCTGCCTGGGTCCCCCCTGTCCACATGGGTCCCCCCGtccgcctgggtccccccccatCTGCCTGGGTCCCCTCTGTCCGCCTGGGTCCCCCCTGTCCACGTGGGTCCCCCCCCGtccgcctgggtccccccccatccacctgggtcccccccccgGCTGCCTGGGTCCCCTCCCGTCCGCCTGGGTCCCCTCTGTCCGCCTGGGTCCCCCCATCCACCTGGGTCCCCCCCCGTCCTCCTGGGTCCCCTCTGTCCGCCTGGGTCCCCCCGTCCACGTGGGTCCCCCCCCCCGTCTGCCTGGGTCCCCCCCGTCCACCTGGGTCCCCCCATCCACCTGGGTCCCCCCCCATCCACatgggtcccccccccccggctgcctgGGTCCCCCCCATCTGTCTGGTTCCCCTCCCCGTCCGCCTGGATCCCCCCCATCCGCCTGGGTCCCCCCATCCACATGGGTCCCCCCAtctgcctgggtccccccccgtCCGCCTGGGTTCCCCCCCTGTCCGCCTGGGTGCCCCCCATCCACATGGGTCCCCCCCATCCgcccgggtccccccccccgTCCGCTTGGGTCCCCCCCCTGtccgcctgggtccccccccgtCCGCCTGGGTGCCCCCCTCATCCACATGGGTCCCCCCAtctgcctgggtcccccccaTCCGCCTGGGCTCCCCCCCTGTCCACCTGGGTCCCCCCCCGTCCGCCTGGGTGCCCCCCCATCCACATGGGTCCCCCCCATCcacccgggtcccccccccccgtccgcctgggtccccccctgtctgcctgggtccccccccagCCACATGGGTCCCCCTCATCCgcccgggtcccccccccccgtccgcCTGGGTCCCCCGGGCGGTTCAATGGAGCCTTGTTCTCCCACGCACAGCCGGCCGCCCGGGTCCCCCGCTGGACCTTGACCCCGCTGCCCCCGGCTGCTGCCCCCACAAGGGTCCCATTGAGGCCTTTCCCGCCGCCCCCGTGGGGTCACGGAGGGGACACCCGGCCGCCCGGGTCCCCtctcggggtggggtggggcgacGCATTCCTGACCGGCTGAcagggaggggacccaggcggcCGGCTGTTGGCTCTGCCCCCGGCACCCCCACCACATCCCCCCACCAGGACCCAGGCACCCGGCCCCCAGGGCCATGGGGTGTTCCCGGGGTGGGTGCCGGGTGTCACCGGCTGTAGCATGGTGTGGGCGCCGGGTGTCACTGGCTGTAGTGCGGTGCAGTGGTGGTTTATCCGGGTGTTGTCTGCCTGTAATGCAGCGTGGCAGCGTGCCAATAGGTGAGCCAGCTGCTAGCCAGGTGTAGTCTGGCGTGGCGGCACGGCAGTGCGTGAGCCAGGTGTTCTCCGGGTGTAGCACGATGTGGCAGTGCGCAAGCCAGGTGTTGCACAGGTGTAACGCGATGTCGCGGTGTGCCAGTGCGCCAGCCGGCTGTTAACAGGGTGTAGTCTGGCGTGGTGGCACGGTGGTGCCTGAGCCGGGTGTTCTCCCGGTGTAGTGCAGCGTAGGGGTGTGCGAGCCGGGTGTTAACCAGGTGTAGGAAGTAGGCAGCGTGGATGTTGTCTGGGTGTACATATGTCACGCCAGTGTGCAAGCTGGGTGTTGTCCAGGTGTAGCGTGGTATGGTGGCGGGCGTTATCTGGGTGTAGCGCAACATGGCGGTGTGACAGCAAGCTGTGCGTCACTCTGTGAGCGTGTCAGTTGGTGCTGGGTGTCCCAGCGTGCAtcgggagggggtgtgtgtgtgtgtgtgtgtgtgtgtcccggCACGTCTCCGCCTGTTGGCGCTGGGCCCACAGTGGCATCAGCGTCAGGCGGTGTCACCCCATGCTGGGACAGCAACGCCGGCAACCATTGCCCCCCGCCCTGTGTCCCCCCTTCACGGGGACAGGCGGGGATGAGGACATGTGTGGCACGCGTGTCACTGCCCACACGcgtgtgtacacacacacgcatgcgcACGTGGTGCTCGGCAAGTCTTTATTGGTGTTTCCATGGTAACGTGTCCCCCGTGGTGGCATGTCCTTCTGTGTGTGGGGAGTGGGTGGGttaggggacccaggcgtccgggtgtTCCCAACTGGCAcaccctacccccccccccccccccaaacccacaggggacccaggtgtccggctgtccccctccacccccagggGAACCCAGGTGTCCGGgtgtccctccccacccccaagaggacccaggtgtccgggtgCCCCCCAACCCCAGGGGATCCCAGTGTCTGGGTGCCCCCCAagaggacccaggcatctgggtgCCGCCCAaccccaggggacccaggcatccgggtcAGCCACTCACCACCCGCAGATGTACACCCTCTCCTTGGTGGTCCTGCGTGGTGTGGGGGCCGGcgagggggtgctgggggtcagCGAAGGGGTGCTGGGGGTCTCCATGGGGATGGGGGGCCCCTCGGTGGCTGTGAACTTGTCCACGCGGAAGATCCAGCGCCCCGGCACCCCCACGTTGCTTTTGCGGCCGATGTGCAGCACCGCCGGCGAGCGCGAGCCCGGGATGTTGTAGTAGTGCACGTCGTCCCCGCTGTTGAACCCggcctggggatggggggggacagGGCGGGTGAcgggggggtgggatggggcctcccgggggggggacatggggggacggGACAGGAGCCATCGCGGTCGAAGGAACTGTGATTCTGCCCCAATCCTCTTGACTGCCCAAATCCCCTTAATTCTGCCCCAAATCCCCTTAATTCTGCCCCCAATCCCCTTAATTCCACCCAAATCCCCTTAATTCTGCCCCCAATCCCCTTAATTCCACCCAAATCCCCTTAACTCTGTCCCAAATCCCCTTAATTCCACCCCAAATCCCCTTAATTCTGTCCCAAATCCCCTTAATTCCGCCCAAATCCCTTAATTCTGCCCCCAATCCCCTTAATTCCACCCAAATCCCCTTAATTCTGCCCCAAATCCCCTTAATTCTGCCCCCAGTCCCCTTAATTCCACCCAAATCCCCTTAATTCTGCCCCAAATCCCCTTAATTCCACCCAAATCCCCTTAACTCTGTCCCAAATCCCCTTAATTCCACCCCAAATCCCCTTAATTCCACCCAAGTCCCCTTAATTCTGCCCCCAATCCCCTTAATTCTGCCCCCAGTCCCCTTAATTCCACCCAAATCCCCTTAATTCCACCCAAATCCCCTTAATTCTGCCCCCAATCCCCTTAATTCTGCCCCCAATCCCCTTAATTCCACCCAAATCCCCTTAATTCCACCCAAatccccttaactctgccccaAATCCCCCTAGTTCCGCCCCAATCCCCTTATCTCTGCCCCAAAATCCCCTTAACTCCGCCCCAGTCCCCTGAACTCCTCCCACCCAGGCGGGTGGCCCTGGTCCCGTGGAGGGGGGGACCCCGGTGTCCCCCGCATCCCCGGCACCCACCTGGGCCGGGATGCCCCCCATGCCGGTGAGGGCATCCCCCTGGTTGGCGATGCCGTTGTCCATTGGATGTCACCGTAGTTGAGCATGACGAAGGAGGTGGCCCCATCGGTGGCCAGCACGGCCTGGAAGGTGTTCACctgcggggaggggggtggtggtggtggtgggaggtggAGCGTCACCGTGTCACCGTGTCACCATGTCACCGTGACCCCCATTGCTGTGGCCCCCGGCTCCGTGTCTCCATCCCTGTGGCCCTTGTCCCcctatgtccccatgtccccgtgtcccccacaACGTGGCCACCTTCTGGGCCCAGCCCCACGTCTCCATGTCCTCCCCGTGTCCCTGTTCgccatccccatgtccccccatgtccccacgccccatctccatccctgtATCCCTGTGACCCCCTCCCATGTCCCTGCATCTCCCTTTGTCCCCGTGTCCTTGTGGcccctccccatgtccccacgtccCTATGCCCCATCCCCATGTGCCCACGTCCCTCCACGTCCCCATATCCATGTCCCCACATGGGTGGGTGACACCATGATTGGGGGCCACCACGGTTGGGGGTTGCGGTGGTTGACCACCCCCCCCCTTGTCCCCCACGTCCCACCTTGTTGGAGGCGGCCCCGAAGAAGGAGACACGATGCCAGGTGGCCACGAAGGCCCAGGTGGGCTGAGGGGCTGGGTCGGGGGGGGTCACGGCGGGGGCCAGCTCACGGGCCAGGCGGGCCAGCAGCTCCGGCTTCCGGCTCTGCCGGTAGAAGACgtctcctcccagtctggtgtccACGTCGGCCCAGTACGGGGCCACGAAGGGGCGGTGGCCGGGCAGCGGGAAGGGTTGGGGGGTGAACTCGGGGACCCCCGTCCCAAATGACACCACCCCGTTGTTGTTCACCTGCAGGAGGCAACCATCACCCCATGGTGACCCACTCACGGTGCGTGGCCATCACCTGTGGTGGCCCTCAACCATGGTGGCACCAGCCATGGTGGCTCCCCGGTGATGTGTCTTCAACCATGGTGATCCCAGTCATGGTGTCTCCAATCATGGTAACCCCAACCATGTTAACCCCCAACCATGGTGGCTCCCAACCAAGATGTCTCCAATCCATGGTGGCCCCAACCATCTTGACCCCCAACCATGCTGGCACCAACCATGGTGTCACCCAACCATGGAGCCCCAACCATGGCGTGTCTAACCTTGGTGGCCCCCAACCATGGTGGCACCAACTATGGTGGCCTGCAGCCATGGTGGCCCCCAACCCATGGTGACCCCCAACCCATGGTGGCCCCCAACCATAGTGGCTCCAACCCATGGTGGCCCAAACACATGGTGTCCCCAACCCATGACATCCCCAACCCATGGTGTCACCCAACCATGGTGTCTACTCCCATGGTGTCTCCAACCCACGGTGTCCCAACCACAGTGTCACCCAATTCATGGTGTCCCCAACCACGGTGGCCACAACCCATAGCACCCCGAGCACCCTAACCcacagcacccccctgcccctccatgCCATGGGGCCCGGGACCCACGTAGAGGGAGCGGTGGGGTAGTCCGTAGAAGGAGAAGGTCTCCCAGAGGAGGATCTCGGGGCTCATCCCGTCATCTTCATGGGGGGTGGCCTCGTCCCCAACCCCTGGCCCGAAGGGGTAGAGCAGCCCACCTGGGGGAGCACCCATCAGGGACCCACGGCGAGGAGTGGGAACCGCCACACCGTGGGTCTGGGACCCCCATGGTGGCCCAGGAGCCCCCATGACACTGTAGGACCTTCCAGTATGGATCTGGGACCTTCCAGTATGGGCATGGGACCTCCCAAAAGGGCTATGGGAACCCCCCCGTTATGGGCCTGGGACCCCCAGTGTCACCCTGGGACCTCCCAGTATGGGTCAGGGACCtcctggtgtgggactgggacctCCCAGTGTCACCTCAGAACCTCCCAATATGGGTCTGGGACCTCCCAGTATGGGCCTGAGACCCCCAGTGTCACCCCAGGACCTCCCAGTTATGGGCCTGGGACATCCCAGTGTGGGTCTGGGACCCCAGTGTCACCCCAGAACCCCCCAATATGGGCCTAGAAACCCCCAAAATGGGTCTGGGCCCCCAAACTATGGGTCtggccccccccctcctcctcctccagtccCCCCCCAAGCACTCTCTGCCCCCCAGCTTACCCCCTGATGGTCCTTCCTGGGCAGAGGGCCGCTCTCTGGGTGCAGAGGGGACAGGGtacacccatgggtgccccccatgtccccatggtgtccccaCTCACATGAGAGTCCCCCCCTCACCTGGGGGTCCCATGATtgccccctgtgtccccccagtgtccccaagtAATCCGGGGGTCCCATGGGTGCCTCCCCCCCTCCATGGCCCCAGGGGGTCCCACTTACccaggcacccatgggtgcccccccccgtccccacaGTGTCCCTGAGCCACCTAGGGGTCCCATGGGTGTTCCCCATGTCCCCACGGTGTCCCCACTTACCCAGGGGTCCCACGGGTGTCCCCCACGTCCCCAGGGGTCCCCACTCATCCATGtggccgaggaggaggaagaggagaacggGGGGAGCCTTCATCTGCCCAGGCCTAGGGGAGCAGGGGGGTGAGGGGTGCTCGTCCCTCCTTCATCTGtccatctgtccgtccatccatcctTCATCCACCCATCTGTccatcatccatccatccatccgtctgtCCATCCTTCAATCCCTCTGTCCttcatccatccatctgtccGTCCTTCACCCATCCATTCACCTAgctgtccgtccgtccatccctccccccgtctgtccgtccgtccgtccatcttCCCACTCCCTCtgtccatccatccgtccatccaccCTTcatccttccacccctccctgtccccatACACACGTGTCCCCTGCGTGTCCCTGGCCCCTGCAGACGTCCTACGGGTGTCCCTGGCCCCGTGGGTGGCCCTGGCCCCATGCCCACATCCCGTGGGTGGCCCTGGCCCCGTGGGTGTCCTTGGCCCCATGtacgtgtccctgtcccctgcacaTGTCCCATGggcgtccctgtccccatgtacgtgtccctgtcccctgcacaTGTCCCATGggcgtccctgtccccatgtacGTGTCCCTGTCCTGTGCACATGTCCCATGGGTATCCCTGTCCCCATGtacgtgtccctgtcccctgcacaTGTCCCATGGGTGTCCTTGCCCCCATGTacatgtccctgtcccctgcacaTGTCCCatgggtgtccctgtccccatgtacGTGTCCCTGTCCTGTGCACATGTCCCatgggtgtccctgtccccatgtacgtgtccctgtcccctgcacaTGTCCCATGagtgtccccgtccccatgtacgtgtccctgtcccctgcacatgtcccatgggtgtccccatccccatgggtgcccctgtccccatgcccatgTTGGCTGCCTGTCCCTTTCCCCAGGGGTGTCCTTGTCCCCATGCACGTGTCCCTGTCCCATGCACATGTCCCATgggcagccctgtccccatgtacgtgtccctgtcccctgcacaTGTCCCATGggcgtccctgtccccatgtacgtgtccctgtcccctgcacaTGTCCCatgggtgtccctgtccccatgtacgtgtccctgtcccctgcacatgtcccatgggtgtccccgtccccatgggtgcccctgtccccatgcccatgTTGGCTGCCTGTCCCTTTCCCCAGGGGTGTCCTTGTCCCCATGTACGTGTCCCCtgtgtgtccctgtccccatgcccatccctgtccccatgcccacaCGTCCCTTGCCTGTCCCTCTCCATGTCCCTCTTTCCCCGCGCATGTGGGTCCCCGTGATGTATGTCCCCATGCGTGTCACATATGTTTCCCTGTCCCCATGCAAGCATGTCCCCGTCtgtccctctgcctgtccctctCTGGGTGTCCCCATGCACGTGTCCCTATCCATGTCCCTATTTCATCACGCAGACCCGTCCCCATGCGCACCCCTCTGTGTGTCCCCCGCGTGTCCCTCTCCCCATGCACACGTCCTGTGGGTGTCCCTCTCTGTGTCCCCCCCTGCAAGCCCGTCCCTGTGTCCTCACGTGTACCAGTCCCTCTGCATGTCCCCTGCGTGTCCCTGTCCGCATGCTCCCACGCCCCACCatgtcccccatggccccatgtGTCCAGACGTCCCCCATGTCCCAATGTCCCCCCTGTTCCGCATGTCCCCCATGTGTCCCGACGTCCCCCATGTCCCAATGTCCCCCCTGTTCCACATGTCCCCTGTGTGTCCAGATGTCCCCCCAGTCCTCCAATGTCCCCCCTGTTCCACATGTCCCCCGTGTGTCCAGACATCCCCCATGTCCCAATGTCCCCCCTGTTCCACATGTCCCCCACGTGTCCAGATGTCCCCCCAGTCCTCCAATGTCCCCCCTGTTCCACATGTCCCCCGTGTGTCCAGACATCCCCCATGTCCCAATGTCCCCCCTGTTCCACATGTCCCCCATGTGTCCAGATGTCCCCCCAGTCCTCCAATGTCCCCCCTGTTCCACATGTCCCCCATGTGTCCAGATGTCCCCCCAGTCCTCCAATGTACCCCCTGTTCCACATGTCCCCCATGTGTCCAGACGTCCCCCATGTCCCAATGTCCCCCCTGTTCCGCATGTCCCCCATGTGTCCCGACGTCCCCCATGTCCCAATGTCCCCCCTGTTCCACATGTCCCCCACGTGTCCAGATGTCCCCCGAGTCCTCCAATGTCCCCCCTGTTCCGCATGTCCCCCATGTGTCCAGATGTCCCCCCAGTCCTCCAATGTCCCCCCTGTTCCGCATGTCCCCCGTGTGTCCAGACGTCCCCCATGTCCCAATGTCCCCCCTGTTCCGCATGTCCCCCGTGTGTCCAGACGTCCCCCATGTCCCAATGTCCCCCCTGTTCCACATGTCCCCCACGTGTCCAGATGTCCCCCCAGTCCTCCAATGTCCCCCCTGTTCCGCATGTCCCCCATGTGTCCAGATGTCCCCCCAGTCCTCCAATGTTCCCCCTGTTCCGCATGTCCCCCATGTGTCCAGACGTCCCCCATGTCCCAATGTCCCCCCTGTTCCGCATGTCCCCCATGTGTCCCGACGTCCCCCATGTCCCAATGTCCCCTGTTTCACACGTCCCCCATGTGTCCAATGTCCCCCATGTCCCAATGTCCCCCGTTCCGCACGTCCCCCATGTGTCCAATGTCCCTCCATGCCCCCCCATGTCCCTATGTCCCctcccatgtccccccatgtccctcaatgtcccccatgtccccacactCACCGGGGTCCCATGGTGACAGTCAGTGCCGGCAGCGTGGCCGGAGTCATTTTAtccccagggaggggacagggctggggacaggccgGGGGAGGCCCCCCCAGGTGGCACCTCCCAGGGCCCCGGGCGCTTCCGCCTCTGCCCACGCCGGCCCTGGGGGGGACTGGGATGGCCCGTGGGATCTTgcggggggacactggggggggaCTGGGACATGCTGGGGGGGGACGTCGAGTGGGACTGGGATGCCCTGGGACAAACTGGGAGGGATTGGGAACGCTGCGGGGGGGATACtgggggagggagcgggagggaCTGGGGGAGActggagggggctggggagaCACCGGGGTgaacggggggggggacacacattTGGGAAGAGTGGGACGTGCTGGGGAGAaatggggacacgggggggggggggggggacactgggggagcTGGGATGCACTGGGGGACACACTGGGGCAGACCGGAGGGGACTGGGGAGACACTGGGACGCGCTGGGCGGGGGGCTGGGATgcactgggagggactggggacactggggaggaGCCCCCCtccaggggacccaggcatcctgGAGCctcctccgctcccctccccccccccccccccccccccacccgtgggacccaggcgtctgggtGCCACCGCCCCGGGGAACACAGATGTCTGGGTGCCACCCCCcccacaccaccccaccccaccccaggggacccaggcgtccgggtgcCACCGCCCCGGGGACCCAGACGTCCGggtgccaccaccaccccccccccccccccccgccggggacccaggcgtccgggcccACGGGCAGGGCCGTGACGGGAAATATTGACTGAAACGGGTCAGGGGGGGACAGGAGCCGCCTGGGGCggggcagggcctggcaggggacccaggcgtccgggaaacacaccccacccccccccacccccctccaggggacccaggcgtccgggacACCCCCCAGGAGCCCCGACTTCCCCGTAAACACCTTTCCACGCTTATTTTTCCCCAACTGCGGTGACTTTATTGCAAACCAAACCCAGCGGTGGCTTCTCccgggttttttttttggggggggggtggggtgggtggaggAATATCCCTTTTTCGTATACGCTTCGTTTTTGCCACGATGACCTCAGCGATGAGGCGCGGGTCGTCGCAGTTGCAGGCATCTAAGTGCTATTTTTCTGCATCACTGggtaaagaaaagagaaaatagagggtaacacacacaccccccccgctTTTGGAGGTGGTTTCCCTCTTTTGGggctctttccccctcttttgggggtctttccccctcttttggggctctttccccctcttttggggctctttccccctcttttggggctctttccccctctttctccgCACGTGATGATGGGGTCCAACAATGAACCCCTTGGTTCCTTGCGGGTGATTTTGGGCCTGatctgaggggaaaaaggacTGTTTTGGTTAATATGAGGGATGGCACCTGTGGGGGCTTCTCTTGCATGAGATTGGGGGGAAAAGAGGTGATTTTGGTTAAGCTTAAGAAACGGGACAATAGATGAAGAGCTCTTGGCGACAGTGGGATGAAGACGGCAGCCGTGGGGCTTCCCTGCCATGAAATTGGTGGGAAAAAAGGCAACTTTGGTTAACCTGAAGGGATGGGCTGAGGGATGAAGATCTCGTGATGATGTTTGGGATGAAGATGGCACCTG from Aptenodytes patagonicus chromosome 29, bAptPat1.pri.cur, whole genome shotgun sequence encodes the following:
- the LOC143171659 gene encoding LOW QUALITY PROTEIN: sushi, nidogen and EGF-like domain-containing protein 1 (The sequence of the model RefSeq protein was modified relative to this genomic sequence to represent the inferred CDS: inserted 1 base in 1 codon) — protein: MTPATLPALTVTMGPRPGQMKAPPVLLFLLLGHMDEWGPLGTWGTPVGPLGGLLYPFGPGVGDEATPHEDDGMSPEILLWETFSFYGLPHRSLYVNNNGVVSFGTGVPEFTPQPFPLPGHRPFVAPYWADVDTRLGGDVFYRQSRKPELLARLARELAPAVTPPDPAPQPTWAFVATWHRVSFFGAASNKVNTFQAVLATDGATSFVMLNYGDIQWTTAXANQGDALTGMGGIPAQAGFNSGDDVHYYNIPGSRSPAVLHIGRKSNVGVPGRWIFRVDKFTATEGPPIPMETPSTPSLTPSTPSPAPTPRRTTKERVYICGW